A genome region from Bacillaceae bacterium IKA-2 includes the following:
- a CDS encoding class I SAM-dependent methyltransferase yields the protein MNQWDEKFQEEGYLYGTEANEFIKLWGQKLAKGNLLAIAEGEGRNAAFLSELGNDVTTWDYSKVGVEKTIKLAKDKGVTVKALLNDLETVEWEQEKWDLIVNVFGHLPPDLLTRTLAGIEKSLKRGGVYVTEVYSTKQIQYGTGGPKSLELLYEPQIFLDAFKDWRFIHFFYGEVERHEGDSHNGVCHVIQLVVQKPL from the coding sequence ATGAATCAATGGGATGAAAAATTTCAAGAAGAAGGCTATTTATACGGAACAGAAGCAAATGAATTTATTAAATTATGGGGGCAAAAATTAGCGAAAGGAAATCTTCTTGCTATAGCGGAAGGAGAAGGAAGAAACGCAGCCTTTTTGTCAGAGTTAGGAAACGATGTCACAACATGGGATTATTCAAAGGTTGGAGTTGAAAAAACAATCAAGTTGGCAAAGGATAAAGGGGTGACTGTAAAAGCACTCCTAAACGATTTAGAAACAGTCGAGTGGGAACAAGAAAAATGGGATCTTATTGTTAATGTTTTCGGACATTTACCACCTGACCTACTTACAAGAACGTTAGCAGGTATTGAAAAATCGCTAAAACGTGGGGGAGTGTATGTAACAGAAGTTTATTCTACTAAACAAATCCAATATGGTACAGGTGGTCCTAAATCTCTTGAACTCCTTTATGAACCGCAAATATTTTTAGATGCTTTTAAAGACTGGCGCTTCATTCATTTTTTTTATGGAGAAGTAGAGCGTCATGAAGGTGACAGTCATAATGGGGTCTGCCATGTAATTCAGCTAGTTGTTCAAAAACCGCTGTAG
- a CDS encoding AAA family ATPase, whose product MDLFNYSAQENDNLKGPLANRMRPRTIDEVIGQEEILGKGTLLRRSIEADRLTAMIFFGPPGTGKTTLAKVIANSTVASFEQLNAVTAGIADIRKVIDAAKERSLMYEKKTVLFIDEIHRFNKGQQDALLPYVEDGTVILIGATTENPMFEINQALLSRSRLFQLKLHTEEDIKIIIKTAIHDKERGFGNYKIDIAEEALSHIVNVGNGDARSALNALELAILTTDPNQDGVIFISLSIAEESIQKRIVRYDKKGDNHYDTVSAFIKSIRGSDPDATLYWLAKMLYAGEDPKFIVRRLYVHAAEDIGLADPNALLIVQAAAYAVNFIGMPEARIPLAEAALYLATAPKSNAVITGIDEALETVKKEKSGEVPVHLRDAHYKGAKQLGNGIGYKYPHQFDKNYVAQQYLPDEMIGKIFYKPTVNGYENTITKRLDYFAQRKKP is encoded by the coding sequence TTGGACTTATTTAATTATTCAGCGCAAGAAAATGATAACCTAAAAGGCCCATTAGCTAATCGGATGCGCCCTAGAACAATTGACGAAGTCATCGGACAAGAGGAAATACTTGGTAAAGGAACATTGTTGAGAAGATCGATAGAGGCTGATCGATTGACAGCAATGATTTTTTTCGGACCACCTGGAACTGGAAAAACGACACTTGCAAAAGTTATTGCCAACTCCACAGTAGCCTCTTTTGAACAATTAAATGCGGTGACGGCAGGAATCGCTGATATCCGTAAAGTCATTGATGCAGCTAAAGAACGTTCACTTATGTACGAAAAAAAGACAGTCCTTTTTATTGATGAAATTCATCGTTTTAATAAAGGTCAACAAGATGCTCTTTTACCGTATGTAGAAGATGGAACTGTCATTTTAATTGGAGCAACAACTGAAAATCCGATGTTTGAAATAAATCAAGCATTACTGTCACGTTCCCGTTTATTTCAACTAAAACTCCATACAGAAGAAGATATTAAAATAATTATAAAGACTGCCATCCATGATAAGGAAAGAGGTTTTGGTAACTATAAAATAGACATTGCTGAAGAAGCCTTAAGCCATATTGTCAATGTTGGTAATGGTGATGCAAGATCTGCCTTAAATGCATTAGAGCTTGCGATATTAACAACAGATCCAAATCAAGATGGCGTTATTTTCATTTCTTTATCGATTGCTGAAGAATCGATTCAAAAACGAATTGTTCGTTACGATAAAAAAGGTGACAACCATTACGATACGGTTTCTGCTTTCATTAAAAGTATTCGTGGTTCGGATCCTGATGCGACTCTTTATTGGCTTGCGAAAATGCTCTACGCTGGTGAAGATCCAAAGTTTATTGTGAGACGCCTTTATGTTCATGCAGCAGAAGACATTGGTTTGGCAGATCCTAATGCGCTTCTCATTGTTCAAGCGGCCGCATATGCGGTTAATTTTATTGGTATGCCTGAAGCAAGAATACCCTTAGCTGAAGCTGCACTTTATTTAGCAACCGCACCAAAAAGTAATGCCGTTATTACCGGGATTGACGAGGCCCTCGAAACCGTGAAAAAAGAAAAATCGGGAGAAGTTCCAGTCCATCTTCGGGATGCTCATTATAAGGGAGCAAAACAATTAGGAAACGGCATTGGCTATAAATATCCTCATCAATTCGATAAAAATTATGTTGCACAACAGTACTTGCCAGACGAAATGATCGGAAAAATCTTTTATAAACCAACGGTAAACGGTTATGAGAATACGATTACGAAACGATTAGACTACTTTGCTCAACGTAAAAAACCTTAA